The genomic stretch CATAGTAGATATGATTGTCGATAAGAGCAGCCAAAAGGTTATTTGCGGCACCAATAGCGTGAAAATCGCCAGTAAAGTGCAGGTTAATATCTTCCATTGGCAGCACTTGGGCATAGCCGCCACCAGCCGCACCGCCTTTGATACCAAACACAGGGCCGAGTGAAGGCTCACGCAGGGCAATGACAGCATTTTTACCGATGCGATTGAGCGCGTCGGCCAAGCCGATGGTTACTGTAGTTTTGCCTTCCCCGGCCGGCGTGGGGCTGATGGCAGTCACCAAAATTAGCTTACCTTGCTTTTCAGGTAGCCTGAATGCATCCACAGGATGGATTTTGGCTTTATATTTACCATAATGCTCCAACTGCTCCGGTTTCAAGCCAAGCTTGGCAGCGATTTCGTCAATATGCCGGATGGAGGCAGCTTGAGCAATTTGAACGTCGGACAATTGGGGCATAACGGTCTCCAAATAAAGAGTTGGAAAAGAAGAGCGTAGCTCTAGGGATTGTACTCTAAATCAGTTGATAAGAAGCGAATATTCATCATTATAGATACAACATATCATGTAATCACTAAAAAATATTGATGCAAGATGGCAAAGTGAAAGTTGAGATACAAACAAAAGGGCGGGTACGCCCCCGCCCTTCATCACTTCCTTTTTATACTCAAACTTAACCCGTTATTTTCAAAGCCGGGAATAAGCCTCGCAAACCAGCCAATACAATCTCCACCGCAATTGCTGCCAGCAGCAGGCCAGACACGCGGTTGATGATCTTGATGCCAACACTGCCAAGTATTTTGCTCAGTCTGGCCGAACAGGCCAAAATCAAATAACAGGTTACCCCCACCATAAAACAGGCGGCCAGAAGTTGTAGTGCACCCACCCACGTTTCCACATGACTGCTATAAATGATAATGATAGAAAATCCGCCCGGACCAACGATAATCGGTGTAGCCATCGGCACCACGGCAAAGGTAAATTGTTTCTCCGGCGGCAGGCTTAAATGCTCCTTATTTAAACTAGGTTTCACCGGATTATCCTCGCCTCCCATCATGTTCATGGCAATCACAAATACTAAAATGCCTCCAGCAATCTGGAAGGCTGGAATGCCGATGCCTAGAACTTTCAACAACGGCGTACCAATTACCCCGGCCACCACCATACAGACAAAGGCGCTAATCGCTACCAGGCGCGCGGTTTTACGCTGCTCCTTCAAAGTAAAATCCACTGTCTTATCAACAAAATATCCAAGTGCAATCAATGGATTATTTAGAGCAATCAGGCCAGTGAACAAATACAGGATATGAGTAATCATCATTTCTCTCAAAACATCAAATCAGTCAGATAACAGCGCCACGGCTTCATCTACGCTCGGCATGGCTGCGAAGCGCCCACGCATAATATCGAAATTATGATGCTCATACAGCTCTTTAGCCGACCAGCGGCCATTATCCAGCGTGCTGTTGGCACCTTCTGGCAAAATCACTTCAAAGCCCAAATCGCTGGCAGCCCGCACAGTAGTTTCCACACAGTATTCAGTCATCATACCAACCACCACTAAGCGCTCAACTCCGTTGCCACGCAGGTAATCCAGCAAATCCGTACCGCGAAAAGCGCTGCTATACCATTTATCCACTACTTTCTCACCGGCCTGCGGCGCAACGGCGGCAGCAATCTGCCAACCGGGCGAGTTTGGCGCAAAGGGCGAATCCGCCTCGTTATGCCGCACATAGATGACTTCGCGCCCATGCGTACGGGCAGCAAGCAACATTCGGCTGATGGCATCCAACATTTCCACCCAGCGATAAGCTCCCATATCCAGCAATGCCTGCTGGGTGTCTATAACCAACAAAACCATTTTCTTCATTATGCTCTTTCCGTGGCTAATACTACCTGAAAATACTCGCCGCAATAAAGCTTAAAATACCCGTTTTCTGATCTGAGTAGAATACCCCCAGCATTGGCCGGAGAACTGCCACTATTCTATACAGGCAATGCAACCTTTGCCATTACCAGACACCACACTATGTCAAATGTATTGCAGATTCAACACATATATCATTACTTCTGCCAGCAAACATACAATCCGCAACAAAGGCTACCTGAAATTTCAGGTAGCCTCCACCGCCCTACATCTTGCTCTGCTGATTACTGATGCCCATCAACATAGCAACAATGATCATGATAGAAAGCGTGGCCGTGCCGCCGTAACTCACCAATGGCAGCGGCACACCCACTACCGGCAGGATACCGCTCACCATGCCCATATTCACAAACACATAACAAAACAGCGTCATAGTGAGTGCACCGGCCAAGGTGCGGCTATAGAGCGTAGGGGCTTTGGCAGCAATATAGAGACCACGCCCCAACATGATGGTATACACCGATAGCAGCAGGAGATTGCCAATAAGACCGAACTCTTCACCATACACAGCGAAGATGAAATCCGTGGTGGACTCCGGGATATAGTCAAGATGCGTCTGTGTGCCATTGAGCCAGCCCTTACCCCACACGCCGCCGGAGCCGATAGCAGTCATTGACTGCAAAATATGGTAGCCCGCGCCGAGTGGGTCTTTAGTCGGATCGAGCAGGGTCAGCACGCGGGTGCGCTGGTAGTCATGCATACCGTATTGCCACAACAGAGGCAGCGAAGCAAAAAAGCCGACCACGGCCACCGCAATCACCCTCCACGGCAGCCCCGCAAAAAATATCACAAACAGCCCGGACGCCATAATCAACACAGCCGTACCCAAATCAGGCTGCCTCAAAATCAAGAAGCCCGGTGCAACTATCAGCACCAATGCAGCCAAGTAATGCTGCCAGCCCAGCTCCGTTTCGTGTTTTTGCAGATACCACGCCACCGTCATTGGCAGCGCAATTTTCATCAACTCTGAGGGTTGCAAACGGATGATGCCCAAATTCAACCATCGTTGCGAACCATTCACAATCACACCGAAAAAGTGCACCCCCACCAACATCAGCAGGCTCACCCCATACAGCACGATGGCGAAGTTGCTCAGCACCTGCGGCTGAGTACGGGCAATGCACCACAGCAGTACAAAGCCCACTATCGTGTGCAGGGTTTTGTTTTCCAGCTGGCCGATGTTCTGGCCGTCGGCCGAATACAGCAAAAATAGGCTCATCACATAGATGGCCAGCATGCTGTAAAACAGCCACATGTCCATCGGATCCCAAATTTTCCGCCAGTAGCGGCGGATAGCGTGTTTAGACGGGTGCTGCATATTATCGGACCTCGGATGTGGCAGCTGGCAAGCTACCTGAAACCGCCCGATAGGCAGACAGGGTGCGTACCGCTTGGACGTTAATCAGCGGATACTCTACCTGCCTCATCGCACCATCTCTCGGTACAGCAAGCTTGGGCAGCGGCAGGTTTTTACCGTTTTCGCCCTGTAGTTGCATCAGGTAAAAATCGGCCAACTGGCGCGCCACCGGCGCGGCATTCGCACCCCAGCCACCGTTTTCTAGCAGCACAGCGATGGCGATTTTTGGATTCTGTGCCGGCGCAAAGGCAATAAACCAGGCATGGTCACGGTGGCGTTCGGCCAGCGCGGCCGCGTTATACGATGCACCCTGCCGAATCTGCACCACCTGCGCTGTGCCGGTTTTGCCTCCCATGCTGTATTTCAGCCCCACGCCCATGCGCCAAGCCGTGCCGCCCGGGCGCAACACGCGCTCCATGCTTTGCTTCACAAAAGTGAAATATTCCGGCTTGAACGGTAGGGTGGCACTGGGCTGAGTACCGACTAAAATGCGAGTTTGCTTTTGGTGGTCAGTGAGCTCGCGTACCAAGTGCGGGCGATACCTCACGCCGTTGTTAGCCAGTATGGCGGTGGCGTGCGCCATCTGTAGCGGCGTGTAAGCGTTATAGCCCTGCCCGATGCTGATAGTAACCATATCAGCGGCGCGCCACTGGCGGGCAGATTCGTTGCGCGAATTGGCAAAACGGCGCGCTTTCCACTCGGGGCTAGGCAATATTCCTTTGTATTCATTAGGCAAATCAATGCCAGTTTGCTGGCCAAAGCCGAAGTGCTCCAAATAGGGATAAGCTTTTTCTATGCCCATTTCGTAGCCTAGGCGGTAGAAAAAGGTGTCGGATGACACTTGGATGGCCTTACCCAGATTGGCTGAACCGTGCCCGCTGCGCACCGAATCACGGAACTGGTGGCGGCTGCCGGGAATGCTCCACGCGCCGGGCGCAGGCAGCACAGTGTTGGGCGTAATCTGCCCGCTTTGCAACGCAGCCATGCCCATAAACGGCTTAAAAGTGGAACCGGGCGGATACAGACCTTGGGTAACGCGGTTGATGAGCGGACGTTGCCAATCGTCGTTCAGGCTTTTCCATGTATCGCTGTCGATGCCGTCAATGAACAGGTTGGCATCGTAAGTCGGCTTCGATACCAAAACCAGCACACCGCCTGTTTGCGGATCGATAGCCACCACTGCGCCGCGCCGGTTGCCCAACAGTTCACTAGC from Eikenella exigua encodes the following:
- a CDS encoding MarC family protein; this translates as MMITHILYLFTGLIALNNPLIALGYFVDKTVDFTLKEQRKTARLVAISAFVCMVVAGVIGTPLLKVLGIGIPAFQIAGGILVFVIAMNMMGGEDNPVKPSLNKEHLSLPPEKQFTFAVVPMATPIIVGPGGFSIIIIYSSHVETWVGALQLLAACFMVGVTCYLILACSARLSKILGSVGIKIINRVSGLLLAAIAVEIVLAGLRGLFPALKITG
- the rodA gene encoding rod shape-determining protein RodA, producing the protein MQHPSKHAIRRYWRKIWDPMDMWLFYSMLAIYVMSLFLLYSADGQNIGQLENKTLHTIVGFVLLWCIARTQPQVLSNFAIVLYGVSLLMLVGVHFFGVIVNGSQRWLNLGIIRLQPSELMKIALPMTVAWYLQKHETELGWQHYLAALVLIVAPGFLILRQPDLGTAVLIMASGLFVIFFAGLPWRVIAVAVVGFFASLPLLWQYGMHDYQRTRVLTLLDPTKDPLGAGYHILQSMTAIGSGGVWGKGWLNGTQTHLDYIPESTTDFIFAVYGEEFGLIGNLLLLSVYTIMLGRGLYIAAKAPTLYSRTLAGALTMTLFCYVFVNMGMVSGILPVVGVPLPLVSYGGTATLSIMIIVAMLMGISNQQSKM
- the mrdA gene encoding penicillin-binding protein 2 codes for the protein MKSRRHYTPAKAPSRSRQKDYLLRLMVAFAIILIFFSVLVWQFVRLQVARYDEFVDKAVANRISLIPTPPIRGEITDVNGVVLAHNYPAYSLEVIPNELEMKVEDLIPVLRPYVEISEADVKRFQRFRAESRSYERIPLKLKLSTEEAARLAAVLFRFKGVEVNARTFREYPYGGLTTHIIGYIGRISDKDRDQLESEDRYELYRGTTHIGKMGLENYYEQQLHGVPGYQEVEKDAQGNIVRTLKTAPAASGQTLRLSLDIRMQQKASELLGNRRGAVVAIDPQTGGVLVLVSKPTYDANLFIDGIDSDTWKSLNDDWQRPLINRVTQGLYPPGSTFKPFMGMAALQSGQITPNTVLPAPGAWSIPGSRHQFRDSVRSGHGSANLGKAIQVSSDTFFYRLGYEMGIEKAYPYLEHFGFGQQTGIDLPNEYKGILPSPEWKARRFANSRNESARQWRAADMVTISIGQGYNAYTPLQMAHATAILANNGVRYRPHLVRELTDHQKQTRILVGTQPSATLPFKPEYFTFVKQSMERVLRPGGTAWRMGVGLKYSMGGKTGTAQVVQIRQGASYNAAALAERHRDHAWFIAFAPAQNPKIAIAVLLENGGWGANAAPVARQLADFYLMQLQGENGKNLPLPKLAVPRDGAMRQVEYPLINVQAVRTLSAYRAVSGSLPAATSEVR
- a CDS encoding cysteine hydrolase family protein, whose amino-acid sequence is MKKMVLLVIDTQQALLDMGAYRWVEMLDAISRMLLAARTHGREVIYVRHNEADSPFAPNSPGWQIAAAVAPQAGEKVVDKWYSSAFRGTDLLDYLRGNGVERLVVVGMMTEYCVETTVRAASDLGFEVILPEGANSTLDNGRWSAKELYEHHNFDIMRGRFAAMPSVDEAVALLSD